The following coding sequences lie in one Seriola aureovittata isolate HTS-2021-v1 ecotype China chromosome 5, ASM2101889v1, whole genome shotgun sequence genomic window:
- the adra1aa gene encoding adrenoceptor alpha 1Aa: protein MVAALDNMTPAPLTQNCSNCSQALPPEFNVVKAVVLGLVLGVFIVFGVVGNILVILSVVCHRHLRTVTHYFIVNLAVADLLLSSTVLPFSAILEILDRWVFGRVFCNVWAAVDVLCCTASIMSLCVISVDRYIGVSYPLRYPAIMTKRRALLAVMLLWVLSIIISIGPLFGWKEPAPLDESVCKITEEPGYAIFSAVGSFYLPLAIILAMYCRVYVVAHRESQGLREGQKTEKSDSEQVILRIHRGNTTVSEDEALRSRTHFALRLLKFSREKKAAKTLGIVVGCFVLCWLPFFLVLPISSIFPLYRPSDTVFKITFWLGYFNSCINPIIYPCSNQEFKKAFQSLLGVHCLRKTPRPHHHHLSAGQSQTQGHSQPLALNLEAPCRLSPSSSMALSRTPSSRDSREWKVFSGSPESRSGPAETSRAKVAKLCSKGFHQTCCCFLSGGTPPQESNCTQPPPDGNLPTIRIHQLSLSEKGEPV, encoded by the exons ATGGTTGCTGCGCTGGACAACATGACCCCAGCTCCTCTGACACAGAACTGCTCCAACTGCAGCCAGGCTTTACCCCCAGAGTTCAACGTGGTCAAGGCTGTGGTTTTGGGCTTGGTGCTTGGTGTCTTTATTGTGTTTGGAGTTGTGGGAAACATCCTGGTAATCCTCTCAGTAGTTTGTCATCGACATCTGCGGACAGTGACACATTATTTTATAGTTAATCTGGCAGTGGCAGATTTACTGCTGAGCTCCACTGTACTACCCTTCTCTGCCATTCTAGAGATCCTGGATCGTTGGGTGTTTGGACGGGTTTTTTGTAATGTTTGGGCAGCTGTGGACGTGCTCTGCTGCACTGCGTCCATCATGAGCCTCTGTGTGATCTCTGTGGACCGGTACATTGGAGTCAGTTATCCTCTGCGTTACCCAGCTATAATGACAAAACGCAGGGCTCTGCTGgcagtgatgctgctgtggGTGCTGTCTATCATCATATCTATTGGACCTTTGTTTGGCTGGAAAGAGCCGGCTCCGCTGGACGAGTCCGTCTGCAAAATAACAGAGGAGCCGGGCTACGCTATCTTCTCTGCTGTGGGCTCCTTCTACCTGCCTCTGGCCATCATACTGGCCATGTACTGTCGAGTTTATGTGGTAGCTCACAGAGAGAGCCAGGGTCTGAGGGAGGGCCAAAAGACAGAGAAGTCAGATTCAGAGCAGGTGATACTCAGGATACACAGAGGCAACACAACTGTATCAGAGGATGAGGCCCTTCGCAGCCGCACACATTTTGCTCTTCGACTGCTTAAGTTCTCACGTGAGAAGAAAGCCGCCAAGACCTTGGGCATTGTGGTTGGCTGCTTCGTGTTGTGCTGGCTCCCTTTTTTCCTGGTGCTACCCATCA GCTCGATATTCCCTTTATACAGACCCTCTGACACTGTGTTCAAGATCACCTTCTGGCTCGGTTACTTCAACAGCTGCATCAACCCCATCATCTACCCGTGCTCCAACCAGGAGTTTAAGAAAGCTTTCCAGAGTTTACTTGGAGTTCACTGTTTGAGAAAGACTCCCAGACCACACCATCACCACCTGAGTGCAGGTCAGAGTCAAACACAAGGTCACAGTCAGCCTCTCGCTCTGAATCTGGAGGCTCCTTGCCGGCTAAGTCCCTCCTCGTCTATGGCCCTGTCCAGAACACCCTCGTCCAGGGACAGCAGGGAGTGGAAGGTCTTTTCTGGAAGCCCTGAAAGCAGATCTGGACCGGCCGAGACGAGCAGGGCTAAAGTAGCCAAACTCTGCAGTAAAGGCTTCCaccaaacctgctgctgcttcctcagTGGGGGGACTCCCCCACAGGAGTCAAACTGCACCCAACCCCCTCCTGACGGTAACCTTCCCACCATTAGAATCCACCAACTGTCCCTGTCGGAAAAAGGAGAGCCTGTATAA